Proteins found in one Sorghum bicolor cultivar BTx623 chromosome 1, Sorghum_bicolor_NCBIv3, whole genome shotgun sequence genomic segment:
- the LOC8083643 gene encoding F-box protein At4g22280: MSGDRRVPGDVCRINALPDNVLLHILSYLNARQVVQTCVLSRQWRNLWRSVPRINATSDEFEHMSDNYDEDTVLFKKFVNRFLMLRNPFALDDFRLWYDMPWYSYDYSEDANLWICHALHCNARSIMVTIRVYSLDLDPMVFISGRILTRLHLSNVNLFPGFFCQLGTCCEALKYLYLCDCLMFDVEITSKTLKVLIIDVGCHYAFEEQCSILIPSLVFLEYCNFTQERLPLLKNMESLERTCLLLDTCTEDGIRQFLKGLSGVTDFDLDISYQGNMLNMGNRQWCPKFNNLTTLTLSQWCLHPDFYPLIVFLQNSPSLKNLSLKLRGVGHTHQRFIGELEERSFSCEHLGSVDIVCWGVQEHDPVLDNLVELLTDNGIEPDKIHISILL; the protein is encoded by the exons ATGTCAGGCGACCGGCGCGTTCCTGGCGATGTGTGCAGGATCAACGCCCTGCCCGACAACGTGCTCCTCCACATCTTGTCCTACCTGAATGCCCGCCAGGTCGTGCAGACGTGCGTGCTGTCACGGCAGTGGCGCAACCTCTGGCGTTCGGTGCCCCGCATCAACGCCACGTCCGACGAGTTTGAGCACATGTCTGACAACTACGACGAGGACACCGTGCTGTTCAAGAAGTTTGTCAACCGTTTCTTGATGCTCCGCAACCCATTTGCCTTGGATGACTTCCGGCTGTGGTATGACATGCCTTGGTACTCCTATGACTATTCAGAAGATGCTAACCTATGGATCTGCCATGCTCTACATTGCAATGCTCGATCTATCATGGTCACGATTCGGGTGTATAGTTTGGACCTGGATCCCATGGTGTTTATTTCAGGACGCATCTTGACAAGGCTGCATCTTTCCAATGTTAACTTGTTCCCTGGTTTCTTTTGCCAACTCGGAACATGCTGTGAAGCATTGAAATATCTCTACTTATGTGACTGTCTCATGTTCGACGTTGAGATCACCTCCAAGACGCTGAAGGTTTTGATCATTGATGTTGGTTGTCACTACGCATTTGAAGAACAGTGCTCAATTTTGATCCCCAGCCTCGTCTTTCTTGAATACTGTAACTTCACTCAAGAAAGGTTACCACTGCTGAAGAACATGGAGTCACTGGAGAGAACATGTCTTCTACTCGATACCTGCACTGAGGATGGTATCCGTCAGTTCCTCAAGGGCCTCTCTGGTGTTACTGATTTTGATTTAGACATCAGTTATCAAGGAAATATG CTAAATATGGGAAATAGACAATGGTGCCCAAAATTCAACAATCTTACAACCCTGACACTCAGTCAATGGTGTCTGCATCCAGACTTCTATCCATTGATAGTCTTCCTTCAGAACTCACCTAGTCTGAAGAATCTAAGTCTGAAACTCAGAGGG GTTGGCCATACACATCAGAGATTCATTGGGGAGCTTGAAGAAAGGTCATTCAGCTGTGAGCACCTTGGTAGCGTTGATATTGTTTGCTGGGGGGTTCAAGAACATGATCCTGTGCTCGACAACCTGGTGGAGCTTCTGACCGACAATGGCATAGAACCTGATAAGATTCACATCAGTATCTTGCTATAG